A single genomic interval of Bacillus sp. es.036 harbors:
- a CDS encoding phage tail spike protein has product MIHILNRFDEIIGFLSNDNPETPVYWGGKHTEKLNSAANYYEFSTVTDHEYVKELTNMNKVVARHPDGYFIPFRIHRVTQRNKDGIREKFVEVEGEHMRLRTAKVLSPITLTSATLKTAARFILSGTGWQVGLIEFAGAKTIEFKDFTNALKALHQINELFGMEIRFRIVVQRNRVVGRYVDFLERVGKDNGKEIVLGKDLISVERIEDSNDVYTALIGIGKANEEGEVITFEGINGGKNYVEDQEAFQRWGDESGHHIGVYYVEPKEGEELTPEIVRERTREALKHHIESVVQYKVTGASLEKVFDLDHEKVRKGDTVRIKDTGFTPPLYLEARVLETFRYDDPGKDDEFLLGNYQELKIKPNQILLDLQKQLFRNERKWSSAVRKVRSTLPPEDRTVIWIDTTEVPNIVKTYNESESTWEKASPTVAAEVGAETPEGAEAKANTAKTEAIDYMNTQLTNYVNATLYSDDISELQAQIDNQIQSHFKPYEPSLSNEPASGWRTDEEKRNHVGDLFYNTETGHSYRFALDGTTFTWLMVRDEGIAKALADAAQAQDTADSKRRTFVSQPNTPYDEGDLWDKDGAVFRSTVTKTKSASFSLSDWVKIGDVTSENKAKDTDSVGGVPAEDIETKEGASGKATQAKSDAQTFTETYANKKVTQSKSPPESPSHDDLWIDISVSPYVWKRWDGETWKKATPTTADEVGAETPNGAQYKANQAKEDGVSIAQQDAAKKAASAVSESRTFTEEFANKKISQGTSAPSAASADDLWIDTSQTPYVWKRYTGSSWVKATPTTASEVGAETPGGAQAKANAARDAAISTAASDAESKATAAETAAKSYAEAQAIAAQTAAQTHADGKVTAEEEARIQQAHANLADAKKHADDAAEAAKSAAKNYADIVAESAGASSKAFTQDYAQKQVTQQASAPSNPETNDLWIDTSKNPHIWKKWNGSYWIKLTPTTAAEVGAETPAGAQAKANAAKANAESAAKSYTEEYAEKKVTKSSTAPSNPSNGDMWIDSIENVWKRWNGSSWVKLTRTALPELTGKISAGQLSANIITSDHITTAGLDAGVITTGVLDAGRVRIGNGTTFDSSMKTVGNNLNEYRTLDTTETGKWRRIAMNSGSRAHGRFILKNTSSGKHATVTLEAGINYGNHPYINLLSYSHYSGVVFSKARIVRKSTYDDVWLEIFIPSQDTVGVEYWCTDNIQDSGWSEGGWDDGDIIPDGYSTLVKNLNEGETITAIADNANSMVEGWKYSNTTYIDGGNIYTNSLTANAIASKTITANELKAGIIDSDLIVTAGLDAGVIKFGVMSGSRIQVGTLNADRIGAGVIDARRISIGSETSFESGFDPSEKETPSGAQSKANAAKSSAISTAASDATSKANAAESAAKKHADDTYSSTKSLVDGWKYGSTTYINGGDIYTNTITANQIASKTITANQLKAGIIDSDLIVTAGLDAGLIKFGTMDGKRITAKTITTDELNVLARNLVNNFSVTGDLAGWSSSSSKGASSSVSVYGGSIVKDVDRGNVLKIARSSKTYYFSEWFEVDPTQDYKVSLGVKVPNNIERVYFGVETYDEDGSQVGTQTYNGNTWTTEYNSNAYFWNSGDQQDLSEWRDMYGHVMGMNADPEDTPEGKNVSSQFRFHPKTKYLQIRFLHYMDGSESFWYSPSVAAISGGQITTNQITAGGLNANVITFGTMHGDRIDVRTLNGNRIETNTIDSNHIVTGGLNANVIKFGSMDGERIATNSLHANRIQSQTIDSDLIVTAGLDAGVIKFGTMHGNRIISNSLHGDKITAGTLNADRLEANSIIADDIKFTGTLDGATGNFAGELTAYSLKVDTQMGGEILIGTGSYGSGGAVWNDGGDVRIGNDSLNGTGRAINIESSSGDVEVDIRGTLHAKHINFVESISADEVYGTEVRGTNIYGTTYRGNNVISDKVTTSVVELASGDANIVLSDDNPNFRGYSMGAVIQFNGDGRADGALIKAAGIHATSVLDLGTGRMYGDNGTLFRFGDDGSSYQHHTFKFGNAMLKSLNSSMSSIQARNLTDSDYIQLAASDFRVGSLRAYKKNIEPYTGEALQKVLSTQVYHYHLNSDDDRELKRVGLIYEESDADVVDPAGDGMSSYSMTAVLWKALQDLNNKVVNLENKIG; this is encoded by the coding sequence TTGATTCATATCCTCAATCGTTTTGATGAAATCATCGGATTCTTATCGAATGATAATCCTGAAACCCCCGTTTACTGGGGAGGAAAGCATACAGAGAAATTAAATAGTGCAGCCAATTATTACGAGTTTTCGACTGTGACGGACCATGAATACGTTAAGGAACTGACCAATATGAATAAGGTGGTAGCCAGACATCCAGATGGTTACTTTATTCCGTTTCGCATTCACCGCGTGACACAACGAAACAAAGACGGTATCCGTGAAAAGTTCGTGGAAGTAGAAGGAGAGCACATGCGCCTTCGTACGGCGAAGGTGTTAAGTCCAATTACGCTCACAAGTGCGACGTTGAAGACAGCTGCCCGTTTTATTTTGTCAGGGACAGGGTGGCAAGTGGGGCTCATTGAGTTTGCCGGGGCAAAAACTATTGAATTCAAAGATTTTACGAATGCATTGAAAGCCTTACATCAAATAAATGAGCTTTTTGGCATGGAAATTCGTTTTCGTATCGTGGTTCAACGAAATAGGGTTGTGGGCAGATACGTCGATTTCCTTGAACGAGTTGGGAAAGATAACGGCAAAGAAATTGTTCTTGGAAAAGACCTGATAAGTGTTGAACGGATAGAAGACTCTAATGATGTTTATACGGCTTTAATTGGAATTGGAAAAGCCAATGAAGAAGGGGAAGTCATCACCTTTGAAGGCATTAATGGTGGGAAGAATTACGTGGAAGACCAAGAAGCCTTTCAACGATGGGGCGATGAAAGTGGTCATCATATTGGTGTGTATTATGTCGAACCTAAAGAAGGTGAAGAGCTTACACCTGAAATCGTGAGGGAGCGAACAAGAGAGGCATTAAAACACCACATTGAAAGTGTGGTCCAATATAAAGTGACGGGAGCTTCCTTAGAGAAGGTGTTCGATCTTGACCATGAAAAGGTGCGTAAAGGAGACACTGTTCGCATTAAAGATACAGGATTTACACCACCTCTCTATTTGGAAGCGCGGGTTCTCGAAACCTTCCGGTATGATGATCCGGGGAAAGATGATGAATTTCTTTTAGGAAACTATCAGGAATTGAAGATCAAGCCTAACCAGATTCTGCTGGACTTACAAAAGCAGCTGTTTCGAAATGAACGTAAATGGAGCAGTGCGGTTCGAAAAGTGCGAAGTACGTTACCTCCAGAGGATCGGACCGTGATCTGGATTGATACAACCGAGGTACCGAACATTGTAAAAACCTATAATGAATCAGAAAGTACCTGGGAGAAGGCAAGTCCTACAGTAGCAGCTGAAGTAGGAGCTGAAACGCCTGAGGGTGCTGAAGCAAAAGCCAATACGGCAAAAACAGAAGCTATCGACTATATGAATACACAACTGACGAATTATGTGAATGCGACGCTTTATAGTGATGATATCTCTGAGCTTCAGGCTCAAATTGATAATCAAATTCAATCGCATTTTAAACCATATGAACCCTCTTTATCCAATGAACCAGCAAGTGGTTGGCGTACTGATGAAGAGAAAAGGAATCATGTTGGAGATTTATTTTACAATACCGAAACGGGTCATTCTTATCGCTTTGCATTAGATGGCACTACCTTTACATGGCTAATGGTTCGAGATGAGGGCATCGCTAAAGCGTTAGCTGATGCTGCTCAAGCACAAGATACAGCAGATAGCAAAAGAAGAACGTTCGTTTCACAACCGAATACTCCTTATGATGAAGGCGACTTATGGGATAAGGACGGAGCTGTTTTCCGTTCCACTGTGACCAAAACAAAGTCGGCTTCTTTTTCATTGTCTGATTGGGTGAAAATTGGGGACGTGACGAGTGAAAATAAAGCGAAAGATACAGACTCTGTAGGTGGCGTTCCAGCAGAGGATATCGAAACAAAAGAGGGTGCTTCTGGGAAAGCCACTCAAGCCAAATCCGATGCCCAAACTTTTACAGAGACCTATGCCAATAAAAAGGTGACACAAAGCAAATCCCCACCTGAGAGCCCCTCCCATGACGATCTGTGGATTGACATTTCAGTCAGTCCCTATGTGTGGAAACGATGGGATGGGGAGACATGGAAGAAAGCGACTCCGACTACAGCTGATGAGGTGGGAGCAGAAACGCCGAATGGTGCTCAATATAAGGCTAACCAAGCGAAAGAGGATGGTGTTTCTATCGCTCAGCAAGATGCAGCCAAAAAGGCTGCGAGTGCTGTAAGTGAATCCCGAACCTTTACGGAAGAATTTGCGAATAAGAAAATATCTCAAGGAACATCAGCTCCATCAGCTGCTTCTGCTGACGATTTATGGATCGATACTTCCCAAACACCTTACGTTTGGAAACGGTACACCGGATCATCGTGGGTGAAAGCAACACCTACAACAGCAAGCGAAGTTGGTGCAGAAACGCCGGGCGGTGCCCAAGCGAAAGCAAATGCTGCTAGAGACGCTGCGATTAGTACTGCTGCTAGTGATGCTGAATCGAAAGCTACAGCTGCGGAAACTGCTGCGAAATCATACGCTGAAGCTCAGGCAATTGCAGCCCAAACAGCAGCCCAAACACATGCTGACGGTAAAGTAACGGCAGAAGAAGAAGCGCGTATTCAACAAGCCCATGCGAATCTAGCTGATGCGAAGAAACATGCTGATGATGCTGCTGAAGCAGCGAAGTCTGCGGCTAAAAATTATGCTGATATTGTTGCTGAATCAGCTGGGGCAAGTTCGAAAGCATTCACGCAAGATTATGCACAAAAGCAAGTCACACAACAGGCTTCTGCGCCATCTAATCCAGAAACGAATGACCTATGGATCGACACATCGAAAAATCCACATATCTGGAAGAAGTGGAACGGATCGTACTGGATCAAGCTAACACCAACCACGGCTGCTGAAGTTGGTGCTGAAACCCCAGCAGGCGCACAAGCAAAAGCGAATGCTGCAAAGGCGAATGCTGAATCAGCAGCTAAATCTTATACCGAAGAATATGCAGAAAAGAAAGTTACGAAATCATCGACTGCTCCTTCTAATCCGAGTAATGGCGACATGTGGATCGACAGTATTGAAAACGTCTGGAAACGTTGGAATGGAAGCTCCTGGGTGAAGTTAACAAGAACAGCTCTTCCTGAACTAACTGGAAAAATAAGTGCCGGACAATTGTCGGCAAATATCATCACCAGTGATCATATTACGACTGCTGGATTGGATGCAGGTGTGATCACAACGGGAGTATTGGATGCAGGTCGGGTTAGAATAGGCAATGGCACCACCTTCGACTCATCAATGAAAACAGTCGGCAATAACCTTAATGAGTACAGAACGTTAGACACAACAGAAACAGGAAAGTGGAGAAGAATCGCCATGAACTCTGGAAGCAGAGCACACGGTCGATTCATATTGAAAAATACGTCTAGTGGAAAGCACGCCACAGTTACTTTAGAAGCAGGCATTAATTACGGTAACCACCCTTACATTAACCTTTTATCTTACAGCCATTATTCTGGAGTAGTATTCTCAAAAGCACGAATAGTAAGGAAAAGCACCTACGACGATGTATGGCTTGAAATTTTTATTCCTAGTCAAGATACGGTTGGTGTTGAATACTGGTGTACTGACAATATCCAAGATTCAGGTTGGTCAGAAGGCGGTTGGGACGATGGAGACATAATACCTGATGGTTATTCAACCCTTGTAAAGAATCTAAATGAAGGTGAAACAATAACGGCCATCGCGGATAATGCCAATAGTATGGTTGAAGGTTGGAAGTACAGCAATACTACGTATATCGACGGCGGAAATATTTACACAAATAGCCTAACTGCGAATGCCATAGCTTCAAAAACAATTACAGCAAACGAACTGAAGGCAGGAATCATTGATTCCGATCTGATTGTGACTGCCGGGCTTGATGCTGGTGTTATTAAGTTTGGTGTGATGTCCGGATCCCGCATCCAGGTGGGAACTTTAAATGCTGACAGAATTGGTGCTGGAGTGATCGATGCGAGAAGAATCTCCATTGGAAGTGAAACTTCTTTTGAAAGTGGATTTGATCCTTCAGAAAAGGAAACACCGAGTGGTGCTCAGTCAAAAGCAAATGCAGCTAAATCTTCAGCTATAAGTACTGCTGCAAGCGATGCGACTTCAAAAGCGAATGCTGCAGAGTCTGCTGCGAAGAAACATGCTGACGACACGTATTCCAGTACAAAATCACTTGTCGATGGTTGGAAGTACGGATCAACCACGTATATTAATGGTGGTGACATCTATACAAACACGATCACGGCAAATCAGATCGCTTCAAAAACAATTACAGCTAATCAATTGAAAGCTGGAATCATTGATTCTGATCTGATTGTGACTGCGGGTCTTGACGCAGGTTTGATCAAATTCGGCACAATGGACGGAAAGCGTATTACAGCCAAAACCATCACAACCGATGAATTGAATGTTCTGGCACGTAACTTGGTTAATAACTTCAGTGTCACGGGCGATCTAGCAGGATGGTCAAGTTCGAGTTCAAAAGGAGCTTCTTCATCCGTGTCAGTATATGGCGGGTCTATTGTCAAAGACGTAGATCGAGGAAATGTACTGAAAATAGCACGATCGTCTAAAACGTACTATTTTTCAGAGTGGTTTGAAGTCGATCCGACACAAGATTACAAGGTCTCGCTGGGTGTAAAGGTTCCGAACAATATTGAACGGGTTTACTTCGGGGTTGAGACATACGATGAAGACGGTAGTCAGGTAGGCACTCAGACATATAACGGAAATACTTGGACCACCGAATACAATTCTAATGCGTATTTCTGGAATTCAGGCGACCAACAAGACCTTTCTGAGTGGCGCGATATGTATGGTCACGTCATGGGTATGAATGCTGATCCTGAAGATACACCAGAAGGAAAAAATGTATCTAGCCAGTTCAGGTTCCATCCAAAGACGAAGTATCTGCAAATCAGGTTCCTTCATTACATGGATGGGTCAGAATCATTCTGGTACAGCCCTTCGGTGGCGGCGATATCTGGCGGTCAAATCACTACAAATCAGATTACAGCTGGAGGGTTGAATGCAAATGTTATTACATTCGGAACCATGCATGGAGATAGAATTGATGTAAGGACATTAAACGGAAATCGTATTGAAACAAATACCATAGATTCAAACCATATTGTCACAGGAGGTTTAAATGCAAATGTGATTAAGTTCGGATCGATGGATGGTGAGAGAATCGCTACCAACAGCCTCCATGCGAATCGCATCCAGTCGCAAACCATTGATTCAGATCTAATCGTCACGGCTGGACTTGATGCAGGTGTGATCAAATTCGGAACGATGCACGGAAATCGTATTATTTCGAACTCCTTACACGGTGACAAAATCACAGCTGGAACATTGAATGCTGACCGTCTGGAAGCCAACAGTATTATTGCAGATGATATTAAGTTCACTGGAACGCTCGATGGGGCAACAGGTAATTTCGCGGGTGAGTTAACAGCTTACTCATTGAAAGTGGATACACAAATGGGTGGTGAAATCCTTATCGGTACCGGAAGTTATGGATCTGGTGGTGCCGTTTGGAATGATGGTGGAGATGTACGGATCGGGAACGATTCCCTAAACGGAACCGGAAGAGCTATTAATATTGAATCCAGTTCTGGGGATGTGGAAGTTGACATTAGAGGTACACTTCATGCGAAGCATATCAATTTCGTCGAATCTATCAGCGCTGACGAAGTCTATGGAACAGAAGTACGTGGCACCAACATCTATGGCACTACTTACCGTGGCAATAACGTCATTTCGGATAAAGTCACCACAAGTGTAGTTGAGTTAGCATCTGGTGACGCCAATATTGTTTTGTCTGACGATAACCCAAATTTCAGGGGATACAGTATGGGCGCTGTTATTCAGTTTAACGGTGATGGACGCGCTGATGGTGCTTTAATTAAAGCAGCTGGTATTCATGCGACGAGTGTTCTGGACTTAGGAACGGGACGTATGTATGGCGATAATGGCACTTTGTTCAGGTTTGGTGACGATGGATCCAGTTATCAGCACCACACATTCAAGTTTGGAAATGCGATGTTAAAATCATTAAATAGTTCAATGTCGTCAATTCAAGCGCGGAACCTAACCGATTCAGACTATATTCAACTAGCTGCATCTGATTTCCGAGTTGGATCTTTACGGGCTTATAAGAAGAATATTGAACCTTATACAGGTGAAGCTCTTCAAAAAGTATTAAGCACTCAAGTTTACCATTACCATTTGAACTCTGATGATGATCGAGAACTAAAGCGTGTAGGTTTGATTTATGAAGAATCTGATGCCGATGTCGTTGATCCAGCTGGTGATGGAATGTCCTCTTATTCCATGACAGCAGTATTATGGAAAGCACTTCAAGATTTAAACAATAAAGTCGTGAATTTAGAAAATAAAATTGGATAA